Proteins encoded by one window of Arachis hypogaea cultivar Tifrunner chromosome 1, arahy.Tifrunner.gnm2.J5K5, whole genome shotgun sequence:
- the LOC140183719 gene encoding uncharacterized protein — protein sequence MVQKMPGSVVQIETRPLYNGNEEAQGVKILHRVFWSFNPCIRAFRHCKPLVQVDGTHLYGKYKGTLLVAVAQDGNQNIVPIAFALVEGERADAWHFFLRNLRMYVVRKDGVGMISDRHESIRASVNHSGGDWQPPRVWWMFCIRHIGGCGAGGCGAGGCGVGGCG from the coding sequence ATGGTGCAGAAGATGCCTGGTTCAGTTGTCCAAATAGAAACACGACCACTGTACAACGGGAATGAGGAGGCGCAAGGTGTAAAAATACTTCATCGTGTATTttggagtttcaatccatgcatTAGGGCATTCAGGCATTGCAAGCCCTTGGTTCAGGTTGACGGCACACACCTATACGGAAAATACAAAGGTACACTTCTAGTCGctgttgcacaagatgggaaccaGAACATTGTGCCTATCGCCTTCGCCTTGGTGGAAGGGGAGAGAGCTGATGCGTGGCACTTCTTTCTCAGGAATCTGCGAATGTATGTTGTTAGAAAAGACGGCGTGGGTATGATCTCAGACCGACATGAGTCAATACGGGCATCAGTAAATCATTCCGGTGGCGACTGGCAACCTCCAAGAGTATGGTGGATGTTTTGTATAAGACACATAGGTGGCTGTGGGGCAGGTGGCTGTGGGGCAGGTGGCTGTGGGGTAGGTGGCTGTGGATGA